One Peromyscus leucopus breed LL Stock chromosome 4, UCI_PerLeu_2.1, whole genome shotgun sequence genomic region harbors:
- the LOC119087926 gene encoding uncharacterized protein LOC119087926 isoform X1 — protein MPSVPTSPYSPELHGLALVMSSPPITLPPTPVPASDQAFMDHHLEDTSNTDHNRRKPATSLCPFSSPSVTLTCPWSAKANSHTPLLCGPSRSTTTLGVPAGAVQRAATRGSIHPLSPDIRSHPVDGPEDAHQGLAVLRAALLPHPPRAWHRPYFGNPGFLSQVRKVRKRQAILGIHHLHYLAVAPLPVWRPTMESDSSEP, from the exons ATGCCCTCGGTGCCCACTTCCCCTTACAGCCCTGAACTCCATGGGTTAGCCCTGGTGATGTCCAGCCCCCCAATAACGCTGCCCCCTACCCCCGTCCCCGCCTCGGACCAAGCCTTCATGGACCACCATCTGGAAGACACTTCAAATACAGACCACAACAGGAGAAAGCCTGCCACCAGTCTTTGCCCGTTCTCTTCCCCCTCTGTCACCCTTACCTGTCCTTGGTCAGCCAAGGCAAACTCCCACACACCCCTTCTGTGTGGTCCCTCAAGGTCAACCACCACCCTGGGTGTACCTGCAGGTGCAGTGCAAAGAGCTGCCACTAGGGGGAGCATCCACCCGCTGTCGCCTGACATCAGATCACACCCAGTTGATGGCCCTGAGGATGCTCACCAG ggtcttgctgtcctcagggcagctctcctgcctcaccctcccaggGCCTGGCATCGACCATATTTTGGAAACCCAGGCTTTTTGTCTCAAGTcaggaaggtgaggaagaggcaggccaTTTTGGGAATCCACCACCTTCATTACCTGGCCGTGGCCCCTCTCCCTGTCTGGAGGCCGACCATGGAGTCTGACTCCTCAGAACCCTGA
- the LOC119087926 gene encoding uncharacterized protein LOC119087926 isoform X3 has protein sequence MPSVPTSPYSPELHGLALVMSSPPITLPPTPVPASDQAFMDHHLEDTSNTDHNRRKPATSLCPFSSPSVTLTCPWSAKANSHTPLLCGPSRSTTTLGVPAGAVQRAATRGSIHPLSPDIRSHPVDGPEDAHQGLAVLRAALLPHPPRAWHRPYFGNPGFLSQVRKK, from the exons ATGCCCTCGGTGCCCACTTCCCCTTACAGCCCTGAACTCCATGGGTTAGCCCTGGTGATGTCCAGCCCCCCAATAACGCTGCCCCCTACCCCCGTCCCCGCCTCGGACCAAGCCTTCATGGACCACCATCTGGAAGACACTTCAAATACAGACCACAACAGGAGAAAGCCTGCCACCAGTCTTTGCCCGTTCTCTTCCCCCTCTGTCACCCTTACCTGTCCTTGGTCAGCCAAGGCAAACTCCCACACACCCCTTCTGTGTGGTCCCTCAAGGTCAACCACCACCCTGGGTGTACCTGCAGGTGCAGTGCAAAGAGCTGCCACTAGGGGGAGCATCCACCCGCTGTCGCCTGACATCAGATCACACCCAGTTGATGGCCCTGAGGATGCTCACCAG ggtcttgctgtcctcagggcagctctcctgcctcaccctcccaggGCCTGGCATCGACCATATTTTGGAAACCCAGGCTTTTTGTCTCAAGTcaggaag
- the Cebpb gene encoding CCAAT/enhancer-binding protein beta, with protein sequence MHRLLAWDAACLPPPPAAFRSMEVANFYYEPDCLAYGAKAARAAPRAPAAEPAIGEHERAIDFSPYLEPLAPAADFAAPAPAPAPAHHDFLSDLFADDYGAKPAKKPADYGYVSLGRAGAKAVPPACFPPPPPAALKAEPGFEPADCKRADDAPAMAAGFPFALRAYLGYQATPSGSSGSLSTSSSSSPPGTPSPADAKAAPAACFAGPPAAPAKAKAKKAVDKLSDEYKMRRERNNIAVRKSRDKAKMRNLETQHKVLELTAENERLQKKVEQLSRELSTLRNLFKQLPEPLLASAGHC encoded by the coding sequence ATGCACCGCCTGCTGGCCTGGGACGCAGCATGcctcccgccgccgcccgccgccttTAGATCCATGGAAGTGGCCAACTTCTACTACGAGCCCGACTGCCTGGCCTACGGGGCCAAGGCGGCCCGCGCCGCGCCGCGCGCCCCCGCCGCCGAGCCGGCCATCGGCGAGCACGAGCGCGCCATCGACTTCAGCCCCTACCTGGAGCCGCTCGCGCCCGCCGCGGACTTCGCCGCGCCCGCGCCCGCGCCCGCGCCCGCGCACCACGACTTCCTTTCCGACCTCTTCGCCGACGACTACGGCGCCAAGCCGGCCAAGAAGCCGGCCGACTACGGTTACGTGAGCCTCGGCCGCGCGGGCGCCAAGGCCGTGCCGCCCGCCTGcttcccgccgccgccgcccgccgcgctCAAGGCGGAGCCGGGCTTCGAACCCGCGGACTGCAAGCGCGCGGACGACGCGCCCGCCATGGCGGCCGGTTTCCCGTTCGCCCTGCGCGCCTACCTGGGCTACCAGGCGACGCCgagcggcagcagcggcagcctGTCCACGTCGTCGTCGTCCAGCCCGCCCGGCACGCCGAGCCCCGCCGACGCCAAGGCCGCGCCCGCCGCCTGCTTCGCGGGGCCGCCGGCCGCGCCCGCCAAGGCCAAGGCCAAGAAGGCGGTGGACAAGCTGAGCGACGAGTACAAGATGCGGCGCGAGCGCAACAACATCGCGGTGCGCAAGAGCCGCGACAAGGCCAAGATGCGCAACCTGGAGACGCAGCACAAGGTGCTGGAGCTGACGGCCGAGAACGAGCGGCTGCAGAAGAAGGTGGAGCAGCTGTCGCGAGAGCTCAGCACCCTGCGGAACTTGTTCAAGCAGCTGCCCGAGCCGCTGCTGGCCTCGGCGGGTCACTGCTAG